A stretch of the Lolium perenne isolate Kyuss_39 chromosome 3, Kyuss_2.0, whole genome shotgun sequence genome encodes the following:
- the LOC139837965 gene encoding uncharacterized protein: MELTGPTCDVVLLDPVNFEVNLKLKGTSESEDQDLSFLDVPLRNYAIGSRSRLINRVLTSKLCTVELTLGHIVRSVEATISVKVLGGSWPDGFQGVFAANTASIDHKEVILLAFGDGALPVTADGMIKLSRRVASVDVDGELKVSAVAGCQNEKLAVESYKIGFEPKEAGRSRGILKIAFCEMEVIAAWSLLPFSPFFRKLPCNNDASSSPSEFMSALL; this comes from the coding sequence ATGGAACTGACAGGGCCTACCTGTGATGTTGTGTTGTTGGATCCTGTGAACTTCGAGGTTAATCTGAAACTGAAAGGCACAAGTGAATCAGAGGATCAAGATTTAAGCTTTCTAGACGTGCCGTTAAGGAACTATGCGATTGGAAGTCGTTCGCGCCTGATTAATCGTGTCCTCACTAGCAAGCTTTGCACAGTGGAGTTGACGTTAGGCCACATTGTTCGCTCTGTCGAGGCTACCATCAGTGTGAAAGTCTTAGGCGGTTCATGGccagatggttttcaaggcgtctTTGCAGCCAATACCGCCAGTATAGATCACAAGGAAGTCATACTGCTCGCATTTGGAGATGGTGCATTGCCTGTTACCGCCGATGGCATGATCAAGCTTTCACGCCGTGTTGCTTCTGTTGATGTTGATGGAGAACTGAAAGTGTCCGCTGTGGCAGGATGTCAAAATGAGAAGCTGGCTGTTGAGAGTTATAAAATAGGTTTTGAACCTAAGGAAGCTGGTAGAAGCCGTGGTATCCTAAAGATTGCCTTCTGCGAGATGGAAGTCATTGCCGCCTGGTCCCTTCTACCGTTTTCTCCATTTTTCCGTAAATTACCCTGCAACAATGATGCTAGCAGCAGCCCATCGGAGTTCATGTCTGCTTTACTTTAG